The following coding sequences are from one Lolium rigidum isolate FL_2022 chromosome 6, APGP_CSIRO_Lrig_0.1, whole genome shotgun sequence window:
- the LOC124666392 gene encoding uncharacterized protein LOC124666392, whose product MAAGSTTHKPRAKSLWLLVRRMLCRGSKPHRTTSGAAAGDGGDDGGEKSSLLGRSGSLEELLGSDGAGIHASVKKDVQHVLLPDHRQRQPADVARPEATLAVSSSARAGGAAMQQYRRFVFGGFRRRLMMRRQWRPMLVAIPE is encoded by the coding sequence ATGGCCGCCGGGTCGACAACGCACAAGCCGAGGGCCAAGAGCTTGTGGCTGCTGGTGCGCCGGATGCTCTGCCGCGGCAGCAAGCCGCACAGAACAACTTCCGGTGCGGCCGCCGGAGACGGAGGAGACGACGGCGGAGAGAAGAGCAGCCTCCTCGGCAGAAGCGGCTCCCTGGAGGAACTCCTGGGGTCGGACGGCGCCGGGATCCATGCCAGCGTGAAGAAAGATGTGCAGCACGTCCTGCTGCCTGACCACCGGCAACGGCAGCCGGCGGACGTGGCTCGCCCGGAGGCCACGCTGGCCGTGTCGTCGTCGGCGCgtgctggcggcgcggccatgcaGCAGTACCGGCGGTTTGTCTTCGGCGGGTTCCGGCGGCGGCTCATGATGCGGCGGCAGTGGCGGCCGATGCTCGTCGCCATCCCGGAGTGA